CCCCTCCAGAAATATCAGCAGCAGACGAAGAGCTCGACGAAAGAGAAGAAGATTTCGATGCATTTTCAAAACCAAGAAAATCTGCGACACGGGCATAAGCTGCTTCAAAGAAACTCATTTGTGAACGTGAAGATGAGGTTGAGGAGGGAGACCATGAGGAGGAACTCTCGAATGAAGAGTCGCTATGTTCGCTAGGTGTTCCTCGGCGAAAATCGAATGCAGATTCTTTCCGCTCATTTTGAGAATGAGAAAATGAGATTGAATGCTTCTTGAAGCTAGCGATTCCCGCTAAGATTATTAAACCCAACAGAACGTACAAAAAGGTTTTTTGTTTCATGTCGTTTTAATTTTACCAAACATGTGCTGAAATGATAGTACGTAGATGAAAATATCGGTCGCTCGAAGATCTAACTGTTTTTAATTTTTACTGGAACGTATATGTATCAAAATAAGAATGGTTTTACCCTTGTTGAAATTCTTGTGAGCTTAGCCATACTCGCAACAGTCTCAATAGGAGTTGGTGCCATCATCCAAGTGGTATTCAAACGCCAAGCAAATATCGTGAATAAAACAGAGTCCAATGAATTCATGAATTCCCTTGGAAAGTGGTTGCAAAGCGCTGCGGGCTGCAGTGCTGCTCTAATGAATCTACCTGCACCTACCGCGAGCGAAACTCCTCTGACGATTAACGGCTACAACGGCTACGGCGGAAACAATCTTCCTATTGCCGACAATTTCCGAATCAACAATCAACTGCTGATTAAAAATGTGACGATCAAAGATAAAGGTGCTGCACCTTCCACTTTGCAAATCGGTACGAACATCTACACACGCAAAGTCGCACAAATCAAAATCGGTTTCGAAGAGCAAACAGCCGGGACTAACGTGGAAATGAGAACGCGCTTTATTGAAGTGCCTATCCTTATTGGCCCTACGAACACAATCGCACAATGTCACATCGAAACTTCATTGGCAGATGCATGTACGGCTATGGGAGGTACTTACGTTGCCTCTTCGAACACATGTAAACCTGCGACGAATTGCCAGATGAAGGGAACTTATATTGTGCTTACTTGCTCGCCAAGTGACAGTGGTTGCGATCCTTCGTTTAGTGGAGACTATAGAAATCCTATCACGAATACGACCTCGTGTCCTTCCGGAGCAACGCCCTCCATTCTGGGAAGATTCATTCATACTCATGAAGTCAGCTGCGGAAAAAAATGTACAACGACCATCACAAACCAGGAGGACTTTTACATTTGCATGCAATGCAGTTAAACAAAAAGGGCTCCGCCTTCATTATAACTTTAAGCATTGTGGCACTTGTGGCGGTGCTTTTTCCTATCTTAGTGCAATACTTAAAAACTTCTGATGAATCTGCGGCAACACGCAGACGCCAGCAAGAGTTCCAAGCGATGATCACAGCGCTTCGTCTTGAAATTAACGACGGAGTCTCGTGCGCTCGCGTTCTTGGTTCTTTGCCTCAAACAATCAATCCCACACTTATCAATGTCGAGCAGCCTTTACGAATCAATACGAATTACGCAGGTGATCCGGGTCCGTTGCAAGATGGCTGGAGAAGTGCTCAGTCCGATATCACCATAGAAACAGTTCGAATCATCGTTAAAAAAAGATCCTTAGACCAAAACGGCAACCCGCGGGTTGTGACTTTGGATTGGCCTCCCTTCATTGGAGGTCTCAATAAGTATGAAGCCGAAATTATTCTTACTCCGAAAGACGTTTCTTGGAATCCCCAACCAGCCGAACGCAGAATTCCTATTTACATCAATGTTCTTCCGATAAGCTCGACAGCGGCGCGCATTCAGCAATGCTTCGGGCCTGGCTCATTGGCGGAGGCCTGCGAAGCTGTCGGCGGCGCTTTTGATGGCATTAATTCTCCAGTGAGTTTGCGATGCAATCCCGATCTTCGTTGCATAAATAGCAACCAAGGTATTGTAACTTCTCCTGCGGCCTGCACAGCTCCCTATATTGCTAACTACGTCGGAAACTTTAGCGGAACTCAGAAATATATTTGCACTTGGTGCAATAGAAACCATTAATTCTTCCCCGCCTTTAGTTTGTCTTTCGGGAAATGGCTCGCTCTAAAAATCCTCCTTCGAGTATCCTAGTGACGAATGAAAGACGATGTCCTCCTTAAAAAAATTCGAAAATGCACACTTTGTCGCAAAGATTTGCCCTTAGAGCCGCGCCCTATTTTGAATTTTTCAGCATCATCAAAAATTCTAATCACAGGACAAGCGCCAGGGATCAAAGCTCACGACAGCGAAACCCCGTGGAATGATGCCAGTGGCGATCGCCTTCGTCAGTGGCTTGGAATTTCCAAAGAAGACTTCTATGACGCCAATAAAATTGCGATCGTGCCAATGGGTTTTTGTTATCCCGGAAAAGGAACATCCGGCGACCTTCCTCCCCGTCCTGAATGCGCGAAGAAATGGATGACGCAAATTCGTGAGCATCTCACAGAGATAGAACTGCACATTCTTGTCGGCGGCTATGCGATCGACCACTTCCTGCCGTCTCATGCAAAAGATCTCACGGCAACAGTGAAAAACTGGGAAAAGTTCTATCCGCAGTTTATTCCCATGCCACATCCGTCTCCGCGAAATAATATTTGGCTCAAAAAAAATCCCTGGTTTGAAAAAGAACTCGTCCCCGAAATGCGGAAACTCGTACAAAAGGCACTCAAATAAAAAAACAAAGGGGATGCACGCAATGAAGCCGCATCCCCTTAAATCCCCTCGAGATGATATCTATATATAAAGTACGCTGTAGATTTAGCCGCGAGCGTAGCGTTTGTTCATGGATTCGCGAATTTCAGCACCCTCGATGCTAAGACGAGTCCAAGGAATCGCGCGAAGTCTCTCCGGTTCGATTTCCTCTTCTGTCTCTTCGCAGTAACCGAAAGAACCGCTCTCGATGCGAGCCAAAGCGCTTTCGATTTCCATCAATTGTGAGCGGAGTCTTTCGTGCATGCTGAGGAATTCTTGTTCAGCCAACACACGAACGGTTTGATCACCTTCGTCTCCACCCTTTTCCTCGTTCTGGTCCAAGTTCAATCGAGCCTCTTTCACTCTGTTGAGGATGTCTTGCTTCGATTGCAAAAGCTTTTGTCTGCATTCAGCGACGAGCTTTTCAGAGATAGCCATATTGCCCCCCTGTTCCTTCCAGCTTAAGTGCCAATTTGGAACTGACCTATTAAGTTCTACCTATGTAAATTTTGCAACTAAAAAATCTTACATTAACTTAAAATTAAACAAATCTATGAAAATCTTGATGAATCCCTGAATGTGGCCATAGATGCGCCGACCCAGAAGTCCTCAGAGGAGGATTTCCTCGTCAGTTTCTTAAAATTATAACCAACTTCTTGATTAGAACCCCACAATCAAGCGCAGCGCGTTAGAAATTCTAGCCCTTGGCTGAGAGAAAAGAAACGTAGAAAGCAGTTTATCCCTGCTAAATCTCATTATGAAACAGTTCGAATTGATAGATGACAGAAAGAAAGCTGATGAAGAGGCTTAAACGAAAATGAAGGCGACCTAGAACGGCCGCCTTCCCAATACGCTCGCTTGTATCTTCCCCCGAAGAAGCGAGCGCAAGCTGAGGCAGATTACTTAAGACAAGAAGCTACACGCGCCAACAAGTCCCCCGTGGCATCGTTGAGTTTGGCAGCCATTTTTTTCCCCTGAACACCGCGAGAGCGGAAGGCCTGCGCTGATTCGTCCATTTGTGAAGAAACGGCTTTAACTGAAGACCCTTTGGCCGTTTTCACAACAGTGGAATACTCCTCCAAAGAAGAAGCAAAAGTTTCGTGATTATTGATAAGGCTCGCCACCACCTGCTGTTGAGCAGCTTGCATGGCTTTCAGTTCTTGTTTGAGTTCCGCACACGGAGTGGCTGAATAAGAATTGGCAGCAAAAAGAACGGTAGAGAAAAACGCAACGATAGTTTTCATTTTGGGGGAGCCTTTCGTTATGGCTCCCACTAAAGCAACGATCTTGCCACCTGAAAGGGCGTTAAATTACACCTCAGGTGACGTTTTTGGCTTGGACTTGAGAAATTTTTCAAACTCGTTCTTTGTTTCGCCAGAAGTGTACGGCAAAAGAAGACGTGCTACGTGATGCTTACCACGCTCAATACTGCGCTTGCCGGGTTGTTTTTCAGCGGATTCAAAGAACTGCAAGAACGTGGTCGCCATTGCGAGCAAAGACTCGGCAATGTACTGCATTTCAGAAACTTCGTCGATCTTCGCCATCTTTCCGTCCTTCACCCATTGGCGGTAAAGGATGACCATCAACTTCATCATTTTTTGGATGTGGGCTCTCCACATTTTCGCAAGCTGCTGATCACGACGACGTAGAGCGTACATCTCACGGTGGAAGAAGCGGTAGCGCCAGTACAGTTCAAAGTTCTGGTTGATGAATTCCAAAGGGCTTGCTTTTTTCGTGCGACGAGGACGCCAAACATCGTAGGTGTCCTTTGCCATACGCTTAAAAAGCTCCACCAAGATTTCTTCCTTATTGTCATAGTGGAAATAAAGGTTTCCAGGGCTGATATCCATCGCCTTTGCGATGTGATTGGTCGTGATAGCCACGACGCCGCTGCGATTGAAGAGTTCGATGGAAGTAAGGAGGATGCGTTCTTTGGTCTTCATGTAAATTAGTCTTTAGTCCAAGTCCCTCTGAGAGTCACGTAAGAACAGCCCGAAAAGCGCACGAGATATGGGTTTCCGGCGTCTTCTTTCGAGATTAGCCTTGTAAGCGTTTATTTCTTGGTGCTACCATAAAATAATGCGTTCTAAAAACAAATATAAGTTGTTAAAACTATTCGCATTTTCAGGTGCCTGCCTTTGTGGCCTTTATTCTCTCATGGGCTTCACGGCTTCCGAAAGCCAAGAAGCTCAAGTGCACAAGAAAATTCAAACTCAACTCGATCAGCGCGTTCAAATCGCCAAAGCTCTTGGCGACAAAGTTCGTTCGAATCAATTTCCTGAAAAGGCGGCGCTTCCATGGAATGGTGAAGATCACACTGTGACCTTAAGCTATACGCTGGATGAAGATCTTCAGCGCGAAGCCGATCGCCTTTTGAAATCTTATAAGCCTGACTACGGTGCGATCTTTATGATTGATGCTTCCACCGGTGAGGTTTTAGCGATGTCGAGTTTTCAGCGCGACAATCCGCAAGCCACTAACTTAAACCTGCAAGCGACCTTTCCAGCTGCTTCCGTTTTCAAAGTTGTGACTGCAACGGCAGCGGTCGACAAAGCCGGTGTGACTCCCGAGCATAAGATCCGCTACAACGGTGGCGCGTACACTCTTTATAAGAAAAATGTTCTTTCAGATAAAGTCACTCGTTGGACGAATGTCATTACTTTGAAAGACGCTTTTGCAAGATCCATCAATACAGCGTTTGGACGCTTAAGCATTGAGAATCTTCACCCTGAAGATCTAAATGAATACGCGAACCGTTTCATGTTCAATCAAGAAATCCCTGCGGACTTCCCCGTGGATATGGGTGTTGCCTACATTCCTCCAGGAAAAGGTTTTGAATTGGCAGAGGCCGCTTCCGGCTATAACAAAACAAATCGCATGAGCCCTGTACAAGGTGCGATGATCGCAGCGTCGGTTGCTAACGACGGTCAAGTTGTGATCCCTTACCTTATTGATTCTGTAAAAGACGAAAACGGCGAAACTCTTTATGAAGGTGCCACACTTACCAATGGCAACATCATGACGAAAGAGTCGGCTGCAAAAGTTCGCGAGTTGATGGAGCAAACCGTGGCTTCGGGAACATCTCGCCGCTCGTTCCGTCCGATCATGAAAGACCGCAAGTTCCGCGAAATTGAAATGGGTGGAAAAACCGGTCACCTTACGGGCGACAACCCTCGTGGCCGTGTCGACTGGTTCGTGGGTTACGCTTTAGACAATGAACGCAAGATCGCCGTTGCTGCGATCACTGTGAATAAAAAATTCTGGACAGTGAAGTCAGCTCACCTTGGGCAAAGCATGTTCAGAAAGTATTTCGGTCCTATCGTGGCTGACAATAAAAAAGGCCGCGTGATTTCTTCTGCGAAATAAGAAAAAGGTACCTGGTACCTTTTTTCCGTTAGCTTT
This region of Bdellovibrio sp. BCCA genomic DNA includes:
- a CDS encoding prepilin-type N-terminal cleavage/methylation domain-containing protein, which gives rise to MYQNKNGFTLVEILVSLAILATVSIGVGAIIQVVFKRQANIVNKTESNEFMNSLGKWLQSAAGCSAALMNLPAPTASETPLTINGYNGYGGNNLPIADNFRINNQLLIKNVTIKDKGAAPSTLQIGTNIYTRKVAQIKIGFEEQTAGTNVEMRTRFIEVPILIGPTNTIAQCHIETSLADACTAMGGTYVASSNTCKPATNCQMKGTYIVLTCSPSDSGCDPSFSGDYRNPITNTTSCPSGATPSILGRFIHTHEVSCGKKCTTTITNQEDFYICMQCS
- a CDS encoding uracil-DNA glycosylase family protein gives rise to the protein MKDDVLLKKIRKCTLCRKDLPLEPRPILNFSASSKILITGQAPGIKAHDSETPWNDASGDRLRQWLGISKEDFYDANKIAIVPMGFCYPGKGTSGDLPPRPECAKKWMTQIREHLTEIELHILVGGYAIDHFLPSHAKDLTATVKNWEKFYPQFIPMPHPSPRNNIWLKKNPWFEKELVPEMRKLVQKALK
- a CDS encoding TetR/AcrR family transcriptional regulator; translation: MKTKERILLTSIELFNRSGVVAITTNHIAKAMDISPGNLYFHYDNKEEILVELFKRMAKDTYDVWRPRRTKKASPLEFINQNFELYWRYRFFHREMYALRRRDQQLAKMWRAHIQKMMKLMVILYRQWVKDGKMAKIDEVSEMQYIAESLLAMATTFLQFFESAEKQPGKRSIERGKHHVARLLLPYTSGETKNEFEKFLKSKPKTSPEV
- a CDS encoding penicillin-binding transpeptidase domain-containing protein, with amino-acid sequence MRSKNKYKLLKLFAFSGACLCGLYSLMGFTASESQEAQVHKKIQTQLDQRVQIAKALGDKVRSNQFPEKAALPWNGEDHTVTLSYTLDEDLQREADRLLKSYKPDYGAIFMIDASTGEVLAMSSFQRDNPQATNLNLQATFPAASVFKVVTATAAVDKAGVTPEHKIRYNGGAYTLYKKNVLSDKVTRWTNVITLKDAFARSINTAFGRLSIENLHPEDLNEYANRFMFNQEIPADFPVDMGVAYIPPGKGFELAEAASGYNKTNRMSPVQGAMIAASVANDGQVVIPYLIDSVKDENGETLYEGATLTNGNIMTKESAAKVRELMEQTVASGTSRRSFRPIMKDRKFREIEMGGKTGHLTGDNPRGRVDWFVGYALDNERKIAVAAITVNKKFWTVKSAHLGQSMFRKYFGPIVADNKKGRVISSAK
- a CDS encoding TraR/DksA family transcriptional regulator; its protein translation is MAISEKLVAECRQKLLQSKQDILNRVKEARLNLDQNEEKGGDEGDQTVRVLAEQEFLSMHERLRSQLMEIESALARIESGSFGYCEETEEEIEPERLRAIPWTRLSIEGAEIRESMNKRYARG